The proteins below are encoded in one region of Streptomyces cyanogenus:
- a CDS encoding EamA family transporter: protein MTTAPSTTSPSRATPAPAGGKGGPGPLGSLGPVGLVLAGGISVQFGGALAVTLMPRAGAPGVVTLRLLAAAIVLLLFCRPRLRGHSRADWGTVIVFGIAMGAMNGLFYEAVARIPLGPAVTLEVLGPLALSVLASRRAINALWACLALAGVFLLGGGGFSNLDPTGVAFALGAGAMWAAYIIFSARTGRRFPQADGLALAMAVAALLFLPIGIADAGTRLLNPTTVALGSAVALLSSVLPYTLELLALRRLPASTFAILMSLEPAIAATAGFLILDQSLSATEAAAIALVIAASIGAVRTQVGRREAAPPVSP from the coding sequence GTGACCACCGCACCCAGCACCACATCGCCGTCCCGAGCCACCCCCGCCCCCGCCGGCGGCAAAGGCGGCCCCGGTCCCCTCGGCTCCCTCGGGCCGGTCGGGCTGGTGCTGGCCGGCGGCATCTCGGTGCAGTTCGGCGGCGCCCTGGCGGTCACCCTGATGCCCCGGGCCGGTGCACCGGGCGTGGTGACCCTGCGCCTCCTCGCGGCCGCGATCGTCCTGCTCCTGTTCTGCCGGCCCCGGCTGCGCGGCCACTCGCGCGCCGACTGGGGCACGGTGATCGTCTTCGGTATCGCCATGGGCGCGATGAACGGCCTGTTCTACGAGGCGGTGGCCCGCATCCCGCTGGGCCCGGCGGTCACCCTGGAGGTCCTGGGCCCGCTGGCTCTCTCGGTCCTGGCCTCCCGCCGTGCGATCAACGCGCTCTGGGCCTGCCTGGCCCTCGCGGGGGTGTTCCTGCTCGGCGGCGGAGGCTTCAGCAACCTGGACCCCACAGGTGTCGCCTTCGCCCTGGGGGCCGGCGCCATGTGGGCGGCCTACATCATCTTCAGCGCCCGTACGGGTCGCCGCTTCCCGCAGGCTGACGGCCTGGCGCTGGCCATGGCCGTCGCGGCCCTCCTGTTCCTGCCCATCGGCATCGCCGACGCGGGCACCCGCCTGCTGAACCCCACCACCGTCGCCCTCGGCTCGGCGGTGGCCCTGCTCTCCTCGGTCCTGCCGTACACCCTCGAACTCCTGGCCCTGCGCCGCCTGCCGGCCTCCACCTTCGCGATCCTCATGAGCCTGGAACCCGCCATCGCGGCCACGGCCGGCTTCCTCATCCTCGACCAGTCCCTCTCCGCGACCGAGGCCGCCGCGATCGCCCTGGTCATCGCGGCGAGCATCGGCGCGGTACGGACCCAGGTGGGCCGGCGCGAGGCCGCGCCCCCCGTCAGTCCCTGA
- a CDS encoding FAD-binding and (Fe-S)-binding domain-containing protein: protein MTDRAEAAEGAGGAGAAEVAELAGALRRAVRGEVGFDATARALVTMDASNYRRVPLGVVAPRDADDVAAVLEVCRTRGVPVVARGGGTSIAGQATGTGVVLDFTRHMTGLLELDPDGRTAVVQPGLVLDRLQEAAAPHGLRFGPDPSTHSRCTLGGMIGNNSCGSHSVAWGTTADSVRELSVITARGQRLRLGPGWAGAPDGLRELTEGALARLRTGFPDLPRRISGYALDALLPEKGADVARSFCGSEGTLGILTEAVVRLVETPRARALAVLAYADESAAAEAAAGLLPLRPLTVEGMAADLVPPGSGLPAGGAWLFVETGGETAAQARARAEEVVRAADVVAALVVTEPAAQRALWRIREDAAGTATRMPDGTEAWPGWEDCAVPPVRLGAYLRDFRTLLSAHGLRGAPYGHFGDGCIHVRIDFDLLTEAGVGRFRRFSEELADLVVAHGGSLSGEHGDGQARAELLPRMYGAETVRLFERAKAVWDPDDLLNPGMLVRPARLDENLRFSVLPSRPVDVAFGYPADGGDFTAAVRRCVGVAKCRTATAAGPAVMCPSFRATGDEQHSTRGRARLLHEMLAGEVITDGWRSTEVRDALDLCLSCKGCRSDCPVGVDMATYKAEFLHHHYAGRRRPAAHHSMGRLPQWLRWTARTRTAALINALAAVGPLAHLGKRLGGITPERQLPRLATQTFTGWWRGRKPTGGAEGRPIPGGRGLPGGLPAGGAGGPSGVDAGEVAPQGVGGTGRVGVGGPSAPGGGGLPAGGAGGPSAVDAGQVAAQGVGGPSVPGGGGLPAGGAGGPSAAGVGESPVQGGGNLVVLWPDTFTEHLAPSVGRAAVRVLEAAGLRVALPPARLPGRGAIGDGRTRAVTALLTARRARVCCGLTYISTGQLDRARTVLRRTLDLMEPVLRARVPVVVLEPSCAAALRSDLPELLPDDPRAARLSAAVLTFAETLERHAPHWTPPAVDRPVAGQTHCHQHAVLGDTPDRRLRAAAGLTGELSGGCCGLAGNFGFEKGHFEVSRACAEEQLLPSVRQAPAGTVILADGFSCRTQLDQLAGVRGRHLAEVLAQALDASPGGDT, encoded by the coding sequence ATGACGGATCGAGCCGAAGCTGCTGAGGGTGCGGGCGGCGCCGGGGCCGCCGAGGTCGCGGAGCTTGCGGGCGCCCTGCGCCGGGCCGTGCGGGGCGAGGTCGGCTTCGACGCCACCGCCCGGGCGCTGGTCACCATGGACGCCTCCAACTACCGGCGCGTCCCGCTGGGCGTCGTGGCCCCCCGGGACGCCGACGACGTGGCCGCCGTACTGGAGGTGTGCAGGACGCGCGGGGTGCCGGTGGTGGCACGCGGCGGCGGCACCTCGATCGCCGGACAGGCGACCGGCACCGGCGTGGTGCTGGACTTCACCCGGCACATGACCGGCCTGCTGGAGCTGGACCCGGACGGCAGGACGGCCGTCGTCCAGCCGGGCCTCGTCCTCGACCGCCTCCAGGAGGCCGCCGCCCCGCACGGGCTCCGCTTCGGCCCCGACCCCTCCACGCACAGCAGGTGCACGCTCGGCGGCATGATCGGCAACAACTCCTGCGGCTCCCACTCGGTCGCCTGGGGCACCACCGCGGACAGCGTGCGCGAGCTGTCGGTCATCACCGCGCGCGGGCAGCGGCTGCGGCTCGGGCCGGGTTGGGCGGGCGCCCCGGACGGACTGCGCGAGCTGACCGAGGGCGCACTGGCCCGGCTGCGCACGGGCTTCCCGGACCTGCCCCGCCGCATCTCCGGATACGCGCTGGATGCGCTGCTGCCCGAGAAGGGCGCGGACGTCGCCCGCTCCTTCTGCGGCTCCGAGGGCACCCTCGGCATCCTGACCGAGGCCGTGGTCCGCCTGGTGGAGACACCCCGGGCGCGCGCCCTGGCCGTGCTGGCGTACGCCGACGAGAGCGCCGCCGCCGAGGCCGCCGCCGGCCTGCTGCCGCTGCGGCCGCTCACGGTCGAGGGCATGGCCGCCGACCTGGTGCCGCCCGGGTCCGGGCTGCCCGCGGGCGGCGCCTGGCTGTTCGTGGAGACCGGCGGGGAGACGGCGGCGCAGGCCCGCGCGCGGGCGGAGGAGGTCGTGCGCGCCGCCGACGTCGTGGCCGCACTGGTCGTCACCGAACCGGCGGCCCAGCGGGCCCTGTGGCGGATCCGCGAGGACGCGGCCGGCACGGCCACCCGGATGCCGGACGGCACGGAGGCCTGGCCCGGCTGGGAGGACTGCGCGGTACCGCCCGTCCGGCTCGGCGCCTACCTGCGCGACTTCCGCACCCTGCTGTCGGCCCACGGCCTGCGCGGCGCGCCGTACGGCCACTTCGGCGACGGCTGCATCCACGTCCGCATCGACTTCGACCTGCTCACCGAGGCCGGCGTCGGCCGCTTCCGCCGCTTCTCCGAGGAACTGGCCGACCTGGTCGTGGCGCACGGTGGCTCCCTGTCCGGGGAGCACGGCGACGGCCAGGCCCGCGCGGAACTGCTGCCGCGGATGTACGGCGCGGAGACGGTCCGGCTCTTCGAACGCGCCAAGGCCGTCTGGGACCCGGACGACCTGCTCAACCCCGGCATGCTGGTCCGCCCGGCGCGGCTGGACGAGAACCTCCGCTTCTCCGTCCTGCCGAGCCGCCCGGTCGACGTGGCCTTCGGCTACCCGGCCGACGGTGGCGACTTCACCGCGGCCGTCCGCCGCTGCGTCGGCGTCGCCAAGTGCCGTACGGCCACGGCGGCCGGCCCCGCTGTGATGTGCCCCTCCTTCCGGGCCACCGGCGACGAGCAGCACTCCACGCGCGGCCGGGCCCGGCTGCTGCACGAGATGCTCGCGGGCGAAGTGATCACCGACGGCTGGCGGTCCACGGAGGTCCGCGACGCCCTGGACCTGTGTCTGTCCTGCAAGGGCTGCCGTTCGGACTGCCCGGTCGGCGTCGACATGGCCACGTACAAGGCGGAGTTCCTGCACCACCACTACGCCGGTCGCCGCCGCCCCGCCGCCCACCACAGCATGGGCCGGCTCCCGCAGTGGCTGCGCTGGACCGCCCGCACGCGCACGGCCGCGCTGATCAACGCCCTGGCAGCGGTGGGGCCGTTGGCACACCTCGGAAAACGGCTGGGCGGGATCACCCCGGAACGACAGCTCCCGAGACTGGCGACACAGACGTTCACCGGGTGGTGGCGGGGACGGAAGCCCACCGGGGGAGCGGAAGGCCGGCCGATTCCGGGTGGACGCGGGCTGCCGGGTGGCCTGCCGGCCGGGGGTGCGGGTGGTCCGTCGGGTGTGGATGCGGGGGAGGTGGCTCCTCAGGGTGTCGGCGGCACCGGCCGCGTCGGTGTCGGCGGCCCGTCGGCTCCGGGCGGGGGTGGCCTGCCGGCCGGGGGTGCGGGTGGTCCGTCGGCTGTGGATGCGGGGCAGGTTGCTGCCCAGGGTGTCGGCGGTCCGTCGGTTCCGGGCGGGGGTGGCCTGCCGGCCGGGGGTGCGGGTGGTCCGTCGGCCGCAGGTGTGGGGGAGTCGCCCGTCCAGGGCGGCGGGAACCTGGTCGTCCTCTGGCCGGACACCTTCACCGAGCACCTGGCACCGTCCGTCGGCAGGGCGGCCGTTCGGGTGCTGGAGGCGGCCGGGCTGCGGGTGGCCCTTCCGCCCGCGCGGCTGCCGGGCCGCGGGGCGATCGGGGACGGCAGGACGAGGGCGGTGACCGCACTGCTCACCGCCCGCCGCGCCCGGGTCTGCTGCGGGCTGACCTACATCTCGACCGGCCAGCTGGACCGCGCCCGCACGGTCCTGCGCCGCACCCTGGACCTGATGGAACCGGTGCTGCGGGCCCGCGTCCCGGTCGTCGTCCTGGAACCGAGCTGCGCCGCGGCCCTCCGCAGCGACCTCCCGGAACTCCTGCCTGACGACCCGAGAGCCGCCCGGCTGTCCGCCGCTGTCCTCACCTTCGCCGAAACGCTGGAACGGCACGCCCCGCACTGGACCCCGCCCGCCGTCGACCGCCCGGTGGCCGGCCAGACCCACTGCCACCAGCACGCGGTGCTCGGCGACACCCCGGACCGCCGGCTGCGCGCCGCCGCAGGCCTCACCGGTGAGCTGAGCGGAGGCTGCTGCGGCCTGGCGGGAAACTTCGGCTTCGAGAAAGGCCACTTCGAGGTCTCCCGGGCCTGCGCCGAGGAACAGCTCCTGCCCTCGGTCCGGCAGGCACCCGCCGGCACGGTGATCCTGGCGGACGGCTTCTCCTGCCGCACCCAGCTGGACCAGCTCGCCGGGGTCCGGGGCCGCCATCTGGCAGAGGTACTGGCGCAGGCACTGGACGCGTCCCCGGGCGGCGACACATGA
- the serC gene encoding phosphoserine transaminase: MADIQIPADIKPADGRFGAGPSKVRTEALDALAATGTSLLGTSHRQAPVKNLVGKVREGISELFSLPEGYEVVLGNGGSTAFWDIATHGLIENKSLHLNFGEFSSKFAKAAKLAPWLAEPTVIASDPGTHPEARAEAGVDVYAFTHNETSTGVAMPIKRVAGADEGALVLVDATSGAGGLPVDIAETDVYYFAPQKSFASDGGLWIGVFSPAAIERAERIHASGRHVPEFFSLPTAIDNSRKNQTYNTPALATLFLLNQQLEWLNGQGGLAWSTARTKDSSTRLYSWAEESKYATPFVSEPAKRSQVIGTIDFSDEIDAAAVAKVLRANGIVDTEPYRKLGRNQLRVAMFPAIDPADVEALTKCVDYVIEKL; the protein is encoded by the coding sequence GTGGCCGACATCCAGATTCCCGCTGACATCAAGCCCGCCGACGGACGTTTCGGCGCTGGCCCCTCCAAGGTGCGCACCGAGGCGCTGGACGCCCTCGCCGCCACCGGTACGTCCCTGCTGGGCACCTCCCACCGCCAGGCGCCGGTGAAGAACCTGGTCGGCAAGGTCCGCGAGGGCATCTCCGAGCTGTTCTCCCTCCCCGAGGGCTACGAGGTCGTCCTCGGCAACGGCGGCTCCACCGCCTTCTGGGACATCGCCACGCACGGGCTGATCGAGAACAAGTCGCTGCACCTGAACTTCGGTGAGTTCTCCTCGAAGTTCGCCAAGGCCGCAAAGCTCGCCCCCTGGCTGGCCGAGCCCACCGTCATCGCCTCCGACCCCGGCACCCATCCGGAGGCGCGGGCCGAGGCCGGCGTCGACGTCTACGCCTTCACCCACAACGAGACCTCCACCGGTGTAGCCATGCCGATCAAGCGCGTGGCCGGCGCCGACGAGGGCGCGCTCGTCCTCGTGGACGCCACCTCCGGCGCGGGCGGCCTCCCGGTCGACATCGCCGAGACCGACGTCTACTACTTCGCCCCGCAGAAGTCCTTCGCCTCCGACGGCGGCCTGTGGATCGGCGTCTTCTCCCCGGCCGCGATCGAGCGCGCCGAGCGGATCCACGCCTCCGGCCGGCACGTCCCGGAGTTCTTCTCGCTCCCCACGGCGATCGACAACTCCCGCAAGAACCAGACGTACAACACCCCGGCCCTCGCCACCCTCTTCCTGCTCAACCAGCAGCTGGAGTGGCTCAACGGCCAGGGCGGCCTCGCCTGGTCCACGGCCCGCACGAAGGACTCCTCGACCCGGCTGTACAGCTGGGCGGAGGAGTCGAAGTACGCCACGCCGTTCGTCTCCGAACCGGCCAAGCGCTCCCAGGTCATCGGCACGATCGACTTCTCCGACGAGATCGACGCGGCCGCCGTCGCCAAGGTGCTGCGCGCCAACGGCATCGTGGACACCGAGCCGTACCGCAAGCTCGGCCGCAACCAGCTGCGCGTCGCGATGTTCCCGGCGATCGACCCGGCGGACGTCGAGGCGCTGACGAAGTGCGTGGACTACGTGATCGAGAAGCTCTGA
- a CDS encoding DUF397 domain-containing protein, translated as MTEVVSPFWKSSYSGQENACVEVADTAPGGRAVRDSKQDNGPLLTVSRDSWQAFLQQFA; from the coding sequence GTGACCGAGGTCGTAAGCCCCTTCTGGAAGTCGTCGTACTCGGGGCAGGAGAACGCCTGCGTAGAGGTCGCCGACACGGCCCCCGGCGGCCGAGCCGTCCGCGACAGCAAGCAGGACAACGGCCCCCTCCTCACCGTCTCCCGCGACAGCTGGCAGGCCTTCCTCCAGCAGTTCGCGTAG
- a CDS encoding helix-turn-helix domain-containing protein gives MPAGGRPTVRSRRLGTALRQYRQAARLDQPQAAEVIATSQARISRIESGHATPRVIEVRLLLDAYGVTDPEVRAKLEELAKHSKNRGWWLEHAEHLRPDYLDHIALEDDATYIREWQPVMVPGLLQTPAYAEAVIADGPHYIEPERAAQLVKVRMGRQAKILEGGASYTAIIWEAVVAHPLMNAEIHREQLAALLEAGKRKNVTVQVLPFSAGALAGYSSAFYSFSFDEEPTVEAVAMDNLRGTSVLEGAEDLAAYANAFDLLRSAALAPDASAKLIRGILRSLKEDTS, from the coding sequence ATGCCCGCAGGTGGACGACCGACCGTGCGCAGCCGGCGACTTGGCACGGCGCTCAGGCAGTACCGACAGGCTGCCAGGCTGGACCAGCCGCAGGCCGCCGAGGTCATCGCCACAAGCCAGGCCAGGATCAGCCGCATCGAGAGCGGACACGCCACACCGCGCGTGATCGAAGTGCGGCTGCTGCTGGATGCTTATGGCGTCACCGATCCGGAAGTGCGGGCAAAGCTGGAGGAGTTGGCCAAACACTCCAAGAACCGGGGATGGTGGCTCGAACACGCGGAGCACCTCCGGCCGGACTACCTCGACCACATCGCGCTTGAGGACGACGCGACGTACATCCGTGAATGGCAGCCGGTCATGGTGCCGGGGCTCCTGCAAACCCCGGCCTATGCCGAAGCGGTTATCGCAGACGGCCCCCACTACATCGAGCCGGAGCGTGCCGCGCAGTTGGTGAAGGTGCGGATGGGCCGGCAGGCGAAGATCCTGGAGGGAGGGGCGTCCTACACGGCCATCATCTGGGAAGCGGTCGTCGCGCATCCGCTGATGAACGCCGAGATCCACCGCGAACAGTTGGCCGCACTCCTTGAGGCCGGTAAACGCAAGAACGTCACTGTGCAAGTGCTGCCGTTCAGCGCGGGTGCCCTGGCCGGATACTCCTCCGCCTTCTACTCCTTCAGTTTTGACGAGGAGCCGACGGTCGAAGCGGTGGCCATGGACAATCTGCGCGGCACCTCGGTCCTCGAAGGGGCGGAGGACCTTGCCGCTTACGCCAATGCATTCGACCTACTACGATCGGCAGCGCTGGCACCGGACGCGAGTGCGAAGCTCATCCGGGGGATACTGCGGAGCCTGAAGGAAGACACATCGTGA
- a CDS encoding ATP-binding protein, translating into MLATETFRIPTRSQHVPTARHYVRKALADWGITDDMADRAILSANELVTNAVTHCLVSHARVRVTLVLYGTELVLEVSDPDRDRLPRLRDPGPDEEGGRGLALVEALADTWGHRQGPYTKTVWARFTLTPGAVAGVPDRS; encoded by the coding sequence ATGCTCGCAACCGAAACCTTCCGCATCCCCACCCGCAGCCAGCACGTCCCCACCGCCCGGCACTACGTCCGCAAGGCCCTCGCGGACTGGGGCATCACCGACGACATGGCCGACCGGGCGATCCTGTCGGCGAACGAACTCGTCACCAACGCCGTGACCCACTGCCTCGTTTCCCACGCCCGCGTCCGGGTGACGCTCGTGCTGTACGGCACGGAGCTGGTGCTGGAGGTCTCCGACCCGGACCGGGACCGGCTCCCCCGCCTCCGCGACCCCGGCCCGGACGAGGAGGGCGGGCGGGGGCTCGCGCTCGTGGAAGCCTTGGCCGACACGTGGGGGCACCGGCAGGGGCCGTACACCAAGACCGTGTGGGCCCGGTTCACGCTCACCCCCGGGGCGGTGGCCGGTGTTCCGGACCGTTCGTAA
- a CDS encoding helix-turn-helix domain-containing protein, whose amino-acid sequence MSTDYQRAREELGRRLRELRWESPEGRLTGVQLAQRLGWRQSKVSKLENGRQTPTDDDLRAWAEAVGQPAVFPELRSRLRGFESHIRSWRRQLAAGHAPVQETWNTLVSSSTTQHALSTAAVSGMLQTADYARHVFEQHAKLQQSPRDTDAAVRARLKRQEWLYRPGKRLNVLMAEAVLWGRICPPDVLAAQLDRLLGVVGMDTVHLGILPLDGALPLTVGNSFNVLDERLVVVEDWHAELWLDDAETIALYRRVWDTFAESAVYGAEAQQVIARVRRSIKV is encoded by the coding sequence GTGAGCACGGACTATCAGAGGGCACGTGAGGAACTGGGCCGCAGGCTCAGGGAGTTGCGTTGGGAGAGCCCCGAAGGCCGGCTCACCGGTGTCCAGCTCGCGCAGCGGCTGGGTTGGCGGCAGTCAAAGGTCAGCAAGCTGGAGAACGGCAGGCAGACTCCCACGGACGACGACCTGCGGGCATGGGCCGAGGCCGTCGGGCAGCCAGCCGTGTTCCCGGAACTGCGTTCACGCCTGCGGGGCTTCGAAAGTCACATTCGTTCGTGGCGACGTCAGCTCGCGGCAGGGCACGCTCCCGTCCAGGAAACCTGGAACACCCTCGTATCCAGCAGCACGACCCAGCACGCACTGAGCACCGCCGCCGTCAGCGGCATGCTCCAGACGGCCGACTACGCCCGGCACGTTTTCGAGCAGCACGCAAAACTCCAGCAGTCACCGAGGGACACGGATGCCGCAGTGCGGGCCCGTCTGAAACGGCAGGAATGGCTGTACCGGCCGGGCAAGCGGTTGAACGTGCTCATGGCTGAAGCCGTGTTGTGGGGTCGGATATGCCCACCGGACGTACTGGCGGCCCAACTCGATCGTCTCCTGGGCGTGGTGGGCATGGATACCGTCCACCTCGGCATCCTGCCACTGGATGGCGCGCTGCCGCTGACGGTGGGCAACTCCTTCAACGTGCTGGACGAGCGCCTGGTCGTGGTCGAGGACTGGCACGCCGAACTCTGGCTGGACGATGCCGAAACGATCGCTCTCTACCGCCGCGTCTGGGACACCTTCGCCGAGTCGGCCGTCTACGGCGCCGAGGCCCAGCAGGTGATCGCCCGCGTCCGCCGGAGCATCAAGGTCTGA
- a CDS encoding DUF6879 family protein has translation MGRRLRFNGTGSSGGGCPSVHEDLDSGEVIVHGPRLTDPEDIAQLQHLSAEEVAVVVPRELLVDWTPKEKTRQVRTIDLDEFSDLFGKFEHTAWRLETRRRYASDEANDNWRQFVETGQADWTFDNPYCKTIREQTDHGKRVERVRIVDQPPTTGQLYLLDNAKRNSAMGEDIRNLWRADADRLRLPAEDFWLFDSRLIALLRFDDDDQLTHVDLITEPAEVVRCCMVRDAAWHHAVPWKQFTAEMHSDA, from the coding sequence ATGGGGCGTCGGTTGCGGTTCAACGGGACGGGGAGCAGCGGTGGCGGGTGTCCGTCCGTGCACGAGGACTTGGACAGCGGTGAGGTGATTGTGCACGGCCCCCGGCTCACCGACCCGGAGGACATCGCGCAGCTCCAGCACCTTTCGGCGGAAGAGGTCGCGGTCGTGGTTCCGCGTGAGTTACTGGTCGACTGGACGCCGAAGGAGAAGACGCGGCAGGTACGGACGATCGATCTGGATGAATTCAGCGATCTGTTCGGCAAGTTCGAGCACACCGCTTGGCGACTGGAGACACGTCGGCGGTACGCGAGCGACGAGGCCAACGACAACTGGCGGCAGTTCGTGGAGACGGGGCAAGCGGACTGGACGTTCGACAATCCGTACTGCAAGACGATCCGCGAGCAGACCGACCACGGCAAGCGCGTCGAACGCGTACGCATCGTGGACCAACCGCCGACCACAGGTCAGCTGTACCTCCTCGACAACGCCAAGCGGAACAGTGCCATGGGTGAGGACATCCGCAATCTGTGGCGCGCCGACGCGGACCGGCTCCGGCTGCCCGCCGAGGACTTCTGGCTGTTCGACAGCCGCCTCATCGCCCTCCTGCGGTTCGATGACGACGATCAGCTCACGCACGTGGACCTGATCACCGAGCCCGCAGAGGTGGTGCGCTGCTGCATGGTGAGGGATGCTGCTTGGCACCACGCCGTACCGTGGAAGCAGTTCACGGCGGAGATGCACAGCGACGCGTAG
- a CDS encoding DUF397 domain-containing protein produces the protein MVNGNDLYALDLSGVSFVTACGGNTHPDGESCLILARIGQDAWALGDGKRPDKEPLRFSTEELAVAGIDPARFGLPV, from the coding sequence ATGGTGAACGGAAACGACCTGTACGCCCTAGACCTCAGCGGGGTCTCGTTCGTGACGGCGTGCGGGGGCAACACCCACCCGGACGGCGAGTCGTGCCTGATCCTCGCCCGGATCGGGCAGGACGCCTGGGCCCTCGGTGACGGCAAGCGGCCCGACAAGGAGCCGTTGCGGTTCAGCACCGAGGAGTTGGCCGTGGCCGGGATCGACCCGGCGCGGTTCGGGCTGCCCGTCTGA
- a CDS encoding alpha/beta fold hydrolase: protein MRIGRLAPLLAAGVTATLVPALAPAQASAAEPLGRFASQKPAWHRCDASQPAAFQCATIKVPLDYSRPDGKTIKLAVSRLKTSVPGKRHGVLLFNPGGPGGEGLDMPAMMKEMLPKKVREQYDLVGFDPRGVGRSTPVTCGLTGTEQNSEHPYKAETFNRDVKWARTVADKCRTKSGDKLPYITTRNTARDMDVIRAVLGEKKLSYLGYSYGTYLGAVYAQLFPQRTDRFVLDSSVDPARIWRGMLQIWAEGSEPAFTRWTKWTAQHHRTYKLGTTPAQVRKTFWNLVARADRTPIDDGGQKFTGDDIRSGLRAAFFSPKYAAEAVAELKKAAAGHGSSRHALLPPAARQAPRWASASAGSGVAQPPADNGSVAFWSVLCGDTAAWSHDPEQYRRDAIRDKARYPLYGDFGSNITPCAFWDKPVEPVVTVDNKVPLMTVQNQWDSQTPLASGLGMHRALKGSRMVYVKGGEGHGVYGGDPRSCADGNVNAYLATGKLPSRDVTCKPSGRQGLGVKPSLVPSF from the coding sequence GTGCGGATAGGACGCTTGGCGCCCTTGCTCGCCGCGGGGGTCACGGCGACCCTCGTCCCCGCCCTCGCCCCGGCGCAGGCCTCCGCGGCGGAACCGCTGGGGAGGTTCGCAAGCCAGAAGCCCGCGTGGCACAGATGCGACGCGTCACAGCCCGCCGCGTTCCAGTGCGCCACGATCAAGGTGCCGCTCGACTACAGCCGCCCCGACGGCAAGACGATCAAGCTGGCCGTCTCCCGGCTGAAGACCAGCGTCCCCGGCAAGCGGCACGGCGTGCTCCTCTTCAACCCCGGCGGTCCGGGCGGCGAGGGCCTGGACATGCCCGCCATGATGAAGGAGATGCTGCCCAAGAAGGTCCGCGAGCAGTACGACCTCGTCGGGTTCGACCCGCGCGGCGTGGGCCGCAGCACCCCGGTCACCTGCGGCCTCACGGGGACCGAGCAGAACAGCGAGCACCCCTACAAGGCGGAGACGTTCAACCGCGACGTCAAGTGGGCCCGGACCGTCGCCGACAAGTGCCGTACGAAGAGCGGCGACAAGCTCCCGTACATCACCACCCGCAACACCGCCCGTGACATGGACGTCATCCGCGCGGTCCTGGGCGAGAAGAAGCTCTCCTACCTGGGGTACTCCTACGGCACGTACCTCGGCGCCGTCTACGCGCAGTTGTTCCCCCAGCGCACCGACCGCTTCGTGCTGGACAGCTCCGTCGACCCGGCCCGGATCTGGCGCGGCATGCTCCAGATCTGGGCGGAGGGCAGCGAGCCGGCGTTCACCCGCTGGACGAAGTGGACCGCGCAGCACCACCGCACCTACAAGCTCGGCACCACCCCGGCCCAGGTGCGCAAGACGTTCTGGAACCTGGTCGCCCGCGCCGACCGCACCCCCATCGACGACGGCGGCCAGAAGTTCACCGGCGACGACATCCGGTCCGGCCTGCGCGCCGCGTTCTTCAGCCCCAAGTACGCGGCCGAGGCGGTGGCCGAACTCAAGAAGGCCGCGGCCGGCCACGGCTCCTCCCGCCACGCCCTCCTGCCGCCCGCGGCCCGGCAGGCACCCCGCTGGGCTTCCGCGTCTGCGGGGTCCGGGGTCGCGCAGCCCCCGGCGGACAACGGCAGCGTCGCCTTCTGGTCGGTGCTCTGCGGTGACACCGCGGCCTGGTCGCACGACCCGGAGCAGTACCGGCGGGACGCGATCCGGGACAAGGCCAGGTATCCGCTCTACGGCGACTTCGGCTCCAACATCACGCCCTGCGCGTTCTGGGACAAGCCGGTCGAGCCCGTCGTCACGGTCGACAACAAGGTCCCCCTGATGACCGTCCAGAACCAGTGGGACTCCCAGACCCCCCTGGCCAGCGGCCTCGGCATGCACCGCGCCCTGAAGGGCTCCCGCATGGTGTACGTCAAGGGCGGCGAGGGCCACGGCGTCTACGGCGGCGACCCGCGCTCCTGCGCCGACGGCAACGTCAACGCCTACCTGGCCACCGGGAAGCTCCCGTCCCGGGACGTCACCTGCAAGCCGTCCGGCAGGCAGGGCCTGGGCGTGAAGCCGTCGCTGGTCCCGAGTTTCTGA